The Hypanus sabinus isolate sHypSab1 chromosome 5, sHypSab1.hap1, whole genome shotgun sequence genome has a segment encoding these proteins:
- the LOC132394359 gene encoding BTB/POZ domain-containing protein KCTD12-like — protein MALPDNPGELPNGESAFPAVVELNVGGQVYVTRHRTLVAVPDSLLWHMFSRSSPKELPKDSKGRFFLDRDGFLFRYILDYMRDLRLVLPDYFPERCRLQREAEFFQLRELVGQLGAKDGKLGSLSERWRGEQEGGKEVEKGSPLTPSLPLSPPPADSTQPRRSGYITVGYRGSYTIGRDCQADAKFRRVARITVCGKTSLAKEVFGETLNESRDPDRPPERYTSRYYLKFNFLEQAFDLLADAGFHMLACSSTGTCAYASDQGEDKIWTSYTEYVFCRE, from the coding sequence ATGGCTCTGCCAGACAACCCCGGCGAGCTCCCGAACGGCGAGTCCGCTTTCCCGGCCGTGGTGGAGTTGAATGTCGGCGGGCAGGTGTATGTGACCCGCCACCGCACGCTGGTGGCCGTGCCCGACTCCCTGCTCTGGCACATGTTCAGCCGGAGCAGCCCCAAGGAGTTGCCGAAGGACAGCAAAGGCCGGTTCTTCCTAGACCGGGACGGTTTCCTATTCCGCTACATCCTGGACTACATGAGGGATCTCAGGCTGGTTCTGCCGGATTACTTCCCCGAGAGGTGCAGGCTGCAGAGGGAGGCGGAGTTCTTCCAGCTTCGGGAACTGGTCGGTCAACTGGGCGCCAAGGATGGCAAGCTGGGCTCGCTCAGCGAACGCTGGAGGGGCGAGCAAGAAGGCGGCAAAGAGGTGGAGAAGGGCAGCCCGCTGACGCCGTCTCTCCCGCTGTCGCCCCCGCCAGCAGACAGCACCCAGCCCAGGAGGTCGGGCTACATCACCGTGGGTTACCGGGGCTCTTACACCATCGGACGGGACTGTCAAGCCGATGCCAAATTCAGAAGGGTAGCCAGGATTACCGTGTGCGGCAAGACTTCACTGGCTAAGGAAGTGTTCGGAGAAACCTTGAACGAGAGCCGGGACCCCGATCGCCCTCCCGAGAGGTACACATCCCGCTACTATCTCAAGTTCAACTTCCTGGAGCAGGCGTTTGACTTGTTAGCCGATGCTGGCTTCCACATGCTAGCATGTAGCTCTACCGGGACCTGCGCCTACGCCAGTGACCAGGGAGAGGATAAGATCTGGACCAGTTACACCGAGTATGTCTTCTGCAGAGAATGA